The Martelella sp. AD-3 genome includes a region encoding these proteins:
- the trxA gene encoding thioredoxin: protein MLAFAKEFKMTTVKVNTANFKQEVLESEQPVVVDFWAEWCGPCRMIGPSLEEIAEEMDGKVKIAKVNVDDNPDLAVQYGVRSIPMLAMFKGGELADVKVGAAPKTALSSWISGVVG, encoded by the coding sequence ATCCTCGCCTTTGCCAAGGAGTTCAAGATGACGACAGTCAAGGTCAATACCGCCAATTTCAAGCAGGAAGTGCTCGAGTCCGAACAGCCCGTCGTGGTCGATTTCTGGGCCGAATGGTGCGGCCCGTGCCGGATGATCGGCCCGAGCCTCGAAGAAATCGCCGAGGAGATGGACGGCAAGGTCAAGATCGCGAAGGTCAATGTCGACGACAATCCGGATCTCGCGGTTCAGTACGGCGTGCGCTCCATCCCGATGCTGGCCATGTTCAAGGGCGGCGAGCTTGCCGACGTGAAGGTCGGCGCCGCGCCGAAGACGGCGCTCTCGAGCTGGATTTCCGGCGTCGTCGGCTGA
- a CDS encoding SDR family NAD(P)-dependent oxidoreductase → MGEFLGRRILYTGAAGGLGLPASLALMQAGADVIVLDNDPAKIEALKAAAVDKKLSERLTVSRVDLTDKAALDETLSGLLRQGPIDTAINNAAIYPSKPFEDFSMEEHAKIHAVNVEAALMIVKALLPGMREAGFGRVINISSITVSGGWENLTPYIQSKGALIMLARGWAREFGKWGITVNTLSPGAFPTDAEKIHPDQEAYQRRIIDSQAIKRRGAPEDLAEALMFLISKRAGFITGQNLHVDGGWVMH, encoded by the coding sequence ATGGGTGAATTTTTGGGACGGCGGATCCTTTACACGGGCGCTGCGGGCGGGCTCGGGCTTCCGGCGAGCCTTGCCCTGATGCAAGCTGGCGCTGACGTGATCGTGCTGGACAATGATCCGGCCAAGATCGAGGCCCTGAAGGCCGCGGCGGTCGACAAGAAGCTCTCGGAGAGGCTCACGGTCAGCAGGGTTGATCTGACCGACAAGGCGGCGCTTGACGAGACGCTTTCCGGGCTGCTGCGGCAGGGGCCGATCGACACGGCGATCAACAATGCCGCGATCTACCCGTCAAAGCCGTTCGAGGATTTTTCCATGGAGGAGCATGCGAAAATCCATGCCGTCAATGTCGAGGCGGCGCTCATGATCGTCAAGGCGCTGCTGCCGGGCATGCGCGAGGCCGGTTTCGGGCGGGTCATCAATATCAGCTCGATTACAGTCTCCGGCGGCTGGGAGAACCTCACGCCCTATATCCAGTCAAAGGGCGCATTGATCATGCTGGCGCGCGGCTGGGCGCGCGAATTCGGCAAATGGGGCATCACGGTCAACACGCTGTCGCCCGGCGCTTTCCCCACGGATGCGGAGAAGATTCATCCGGACCAGGAGGCCTATCAGCGCCGCATCATCGACAGCCAGGCGATCAAGCGCCGGGGCGCGCCGGAAGACCTTGCCGAGGCGCTGATGTTCCTGATCTCGAAGCGCGCCGGCTTCATCACCGGTCAGAACCTTCATGTCGATGGCGGCTGGGTGATGCATTGA
- a CDS encoding glucan biosynthesis protein, with the protein MTNRSPARLPLLFLPVFALFAVPVAVAAQDFDPALGPAEPFSFETLAAEAKALSQKPFEPYPVAHSELFEAIDYDAHWKIMFRKDHTVDVGDAPVQFFHQGRYFKEPVTISLVEDGEAREVLYSADYFTMPEDSPAKAVEDFAGWAGFRVMRPDMKTDWISFLGASYFRTDGPDRQYGLSARALAVDTGLARPEEFPRFTSFYLEKDDKPGDGIVIYALLDSKSVAGAYRIEAENEDGEGQVLHVKSRLFFREAVERLGVAPLTSMYWYSETHRNMAFDWRPEVHDSDGLEVVTGSGEQIWRPLNNPPRVVTSSFFDENPEGFGLIQRDRNFDHYQDDGVFYNRRASAWVEPEGDWGKGAVQLVELPSDDEIYDNIVAYWLPEDLPEAGDERDFSYTLTWAATAPPNERLAETTASRIGRGGVPGQPRPGDQVKVVVDFSGPAVEGLTVDDGVEPEISVGSGADVINAYAMPIVGTDDWRMTYDLKFDGTADTIDVRAYLSEGGEPLTETWLGQFHPGQFAPH; encoded by the coding sequence ATGACGAACCGTTCGCCTGCCCGACTGCCGCTTCTGTTTCTGCCCGTATTCGCCCTTTTCGCCGTCCCTGTGGCGGTCGCCGCCCAGGATTTCGACCCCGCCCTCGGCCCGGCCGAGCCGTTTTCCTTCGAGACGCTTGCGGCGGAAGCGAAGGCGCTTTCGCAGAAGCCGTTCGAGCCTTATCCGGTCGCGCATTCCGAACTCTTCGAGGCGATCGACTACGACGCCCACTGGAAGATCATGTTCCGCAAGGACCACACGGTCGATGTCGGCGACGCGCCGGTGCAGTTCTTCCATCAGGGCCGCTATTTCAAGGAACCGGTGACGATCAGCCTGGTCGAGGATGGCGAGGCGCGCGAAGTGCTCTACAGCGCCGACTATTTCACCATGCCGGAGGACAGTCCCGCCAAGGCGGTCGAGGATTTTGCCGGCTGGGCCGGTTTCCGGGTAATGCGGCCGGACATGAAGACCGACTGGATCTCGTTTCTGGGCGCGAGCTATTTCCGCACCGACGGACCGGACAGGCAATATGGTCTCTCCGCCCGCGCGCTTGCCGTCGATACCGGACTTGCGCGGCCGGAAGAGTTTCCGCGCTTCACGTCGTTCTATCTCGAGAAGGACGACAAGCCCGGCGACGGCATCGTCATCTACGCGCTGCTCGACAGCAAGAGCGTTGCCGGCGCCTATCGCATCGAGGCGGAAAACGAGGATGGCGAAGGGCAGGTTCTGCACGTCAAGAGCCGGTTGTTCTTCCGCGAGGCGGTCGAGCGGCTCGGCGTTGCCCCGCTGACCTCGATGTACTGGTATTCCGAAACCCACCGCAACATGGCCTTCGACTGGCGTCCGGAGGTCCATGACAGCGACGGGCTTGAGGTGGTCACCGGTTCCGGTGAGCAGATCTGGCGGCCGCTCAACAACCCGCCGCGCGTCGTCACGTCGAGCTTTTTTGATGAAAATCCCGAAGGGTTCGGCCTGATCCAGCGCGACCGGAATTTCGACCATTATCAGGATGACGGCGTGTTCTATAATCGCCGGGCGTCGGCCTGGGTCGAACCCGAGGGCGACTGGGGCAAGGGTGCCGTCCAACTCGTCGAACTGCCGTCCGATGACGAGATCTACGACAATATCGTCGCCTACTGGCTGCCGGAAGACCTGCCCGAGGCCGGCGACGAACGCGATTTTTCCTATACGCTGACCTGGGCCGCGACCGCGCCGCCGAATGAGCGCCTCGCCGAGACCACCGCCAGCCGGATTGGCCGTGGCGGCGTGCCGGGGCAGCCGCGCCCGGGCGACCAGGTCAAGGTCGTCGTCGATTTCTCCGGCCCGGCCGTTGAGGGACTGACGGTCGATGACGGGGTGGAGCCGGAGATTTCCGTCGGCAGCGGCGCGGATGTCATCAACGCCTATGCGATGCCGATTGTCGGCACGGACGACTGGCGGATGACCTATGACCTCAAGTTCGACGGAACCGCCGATACGATTGATGTGCGCGCCTATCTTTCCGAGGGTGGCGAGCCGCTGACGGAGACCTGGCTCGGCCAGTTCCATCCAGGCCAGTTCGCGCCGCACTGA
- a CDS encoding SDR family NAD(P)-dependent oxidoreductase: protein MIPVNDIQGLKVLITGASSGIGAAAARAFSRSGAEVTIHYNRRREEAESLAAALREEGGTAHVVSGDVTRAEDAEDIVARSVAMMGGLDCLVNNAGAILRSPSADFDEAIYDRVFDLNTRSILRMVRHAGPALKASDRASVINLGSIAGRNGGAPGSGLYAAAKAAVHSLTRALAREMAADGVRVNAISPGVIETPFHDETPESALNAALAAIPLGRLGTAEDCAWSFVFLASPTMAGYITGQILDINGGQLMP from the coding sequence ATGATACCCGTCAATGACATTCAAGGACTGAAGGTTCTCATCACCGGCGCGAGTTCCGGCATCGGGGCGGCTGCAGCGCGGGCCTTTTCGCGCTCCGGCGCCGAGGTGACCATTCACTACAATAGGCGCCGGGAAGAGGCCGAAAGCCTTGCCGCGGCCCTGCGCGAGGAAGGCGGCACGGCCCATGTCGTCTCCGGCGACGTGACCCGGGCCGAGGACGCCGAGGACATCGTCGCGCGGTCCGTGGCGATGATGGGCGGGCTCGACTGCCTGGTGAACAATGCCGGCGCCATACTGCGCTCGCCGTCGGCCGATTTCGACGAGGCGATCTATGATCGGGTCTTCGACCTCAACACCCGTTCGATCCTGCGCATGGTGCGCCATGCGGGGCCTGCCCTGAAAGCGAGTGACCGCGCCTCGGTCATCAATCTCGGATCGATCGCCGGCCGCAACGGCGGCGCGCCGGGCTCCGGCCTCTATGCCGCCGCCAAGGCCGCCGTGCATTCGCTGACGCGGGCTTTGGCGCGGGAGATGGCGGCAGACGGCGTCCGCGTCAACGCGATTTCGCCCGGCGTCATCGAAACGCCCTTCCATGACGAGACGCCGGAATCCGCGCTCAACGCGGCGCTCGCCGCGATCCCGCTCGGCCGACTCGGCACGGCGGAAGACTGCGCCTGGAGCTTCGTCTTCCTCGCCTCGCCGACCATGGCCGGCTATATCACCGGCCAGATCCTCGATATCAACGGCGGCCAGTTAATGCCTTAG
- a CDS encoding SapC family protein — MTTENAMPLFYKKPQVLRFEEHKGLGLVARDDYAFSAEATAIPLSVSEFMPAVRQYPIVFIEAAGQPAPVAIVGLRQGQNLMLEKDGSWAPHAYVPAYIRRYPFILVQSPDEDTRYLAYDSESDRVKPLAENPEAAPIFNDDGTASKTVAPMLELCEAYHQHRAQDAAFLKAIAEADILLARHVDMEFPDKSRYRLDGFSVIDHERYRNLPARTLKQWTEKGWTDAIALHLASAQNWGLMMERNRLVSAGDRDARLRH, encoded by the coding sequence ATGACCACTGAAAACGCCATGCCGCTTTTCTACAAGAAGCCGCAGGTGCTGCGCTTCGAAGAGCACAAGGGCCTCGGTCTGGTGGCGCGGGACGATTACGCCTTCTCCGCCGAGGCAACGGCGATCCCGCTTTCGGTGAGCGAGTTCATGCCGGCCGTGCGCCAATATCCGATCGTCTTCATCGAGGCTGCCGGCCAGCCCGCCCCTGTCGCCATTGTCGGCCTCAGGCAGGGCCAGAACCTGATGCTGGAAAAGGACGGAAGCTGGGCGCCGCATGCCTATGTGCCCGCCTATATCCGCCGCTATCCCTTCATTCTGGTGCAGTCGCCCGACGAGGACACGCGCTATCTCGCCTATGACAGCGAAAGCGACCGCGTGAAGCCGCTTGCCGAGAACCCCGAGGCCGCGCCGATCTTCAACGACGACGGGACGGCGAGCAAGACGGTCGCGCCGATGCTGGAGCTTTGCGAGGCCTATCACCAGCACCGCGCCCAGGACGCGGCCTTCCTGAAGGCAATCGCCGAGGCCGATATCCTGCTCGCCCGCCATGTGGACATGGAGTTCCCCGACAAGAGCCGCTACCGGCTCGACGGCTTCAGCGTCATCGACCACGAGCGTTACCGCAACCTCCCCGCCCGCACGCTCAAGCAGTGGACGGAGAAGGGCTGGACGGACGCCATCGCGCTGCACCTTGCCTCCGCCCAGAACTGGGGGCTGATGATGGAGCGCAACCGGCTGGTCTCCGCCGGCGACAGGGACGCCCGCCTAAGGCATTAA